A DNA window from Agarivorans sp. TSD2052 contains the following coding sequences:
- a CDS encoding ABC transporter ATP-binding protein/permease, translating into MQTRTTASASTQTSDTNATAKGKNLRILFELVRFIRPYKGRVAAALLALIFTASLTLSVGYGVRILIDEGFAQQSLQQLGSAIKFILALTVFISIGTFFRFYLVSSVGERVSADIRLAVFNHVITLHPSYFETNGSGDIMSRITTDTTLLQSIIGSSFSMAMRSALMCIGAIIMLFATNIKLTLIVLASVPFILVPILIYGRRVRALSRQSQDSMADVGSYAGEAIEHIKTVQSYSNEAQERTLFSNEVEKAFEIGRQRVKQRAILISGVIVIVFSAIAGMLWVGGSDVINGVMSAGDLAAFVFYAIMVASSLATISEVLGELQRAAGATERLIEILQVDSHIVAPSQNITSTAGLVAEVAFNNVSFHYPSRPDQAATEQLSLTAEQGKVVALVGPSGAGKTTLFELLQRFYDPQSGMVTLGGVDIRQLDPTALRQQMALVPQQPALFSSDVYHNIRYGTPQASDQQVIEAAKKAHAHEFIMNLPEGYNSHLGERGVRLSGGQRQRIAIARAILKDPSILLLDEATSALDSESEHHVQQALQELMRNRTTLIIAHRLSTIQHADQIAVLDQGRLVDTGDHLSLMKSCDLYQRLVELQFKHNQ; encoded by the coding sequence ATGCAAACCCGAACCACCGCAAGTGCAAGCACTCAAACAAGCGATACTAACGCCACAGCAAAAGGCAAAAACCTGCGTATTTTGTTTGAATTAGTCCGATTTATTCGCCCTTACAAGGGCCGAGTAGCAGCGGCACTGCTGGCGCTAATTTTTACCGCGTCGCTCACCCTGTCGGTGGGGTACGGGGTGCGTATATTAATTGATGAAGGCTTTGCCCAACAATCGCTACAACAGTTGGGAAGTGCGATTAAGTTTATTCTTGCGCTAACGGTGTTTATTTCCATCGGCACATTTTTTCGGTTTTACTTAGTGTCTTCGGTGGGTGAACGCGTGAGTGCCGATATACGGCTGGCGGTGTTTAACCACGTAATTACCTTGCACCCCAGCTATTTTGAAACCAACGGCAGTGGCGACATTATGTCTCGCATCACTACCGATACCACCTTGCTACAAAGCATTATTGGCTCTTCATTTTCTATGGCGATGCGCAGTGCATTAATGTGTATCGGTGCCATCATCATGCTGTTTGCCACCAACATAAAACTCACCCTTATAGTATTAGCCTCGGTGCCGTTTATTCTAGTGCCTATATTAATATACGGACGCCGGGTTAGAGCGCTGTCACGCCAAAGCCAAGATTCTATGGCCGATGTAGGGAGCTACGCAGGCGAAGCTATAGAGCACATAAAAACCGTACAAAGTTACAGTAACGAAGCGCAAGAACGCACGTTGTTCTCTAACGAAGTAGAAAAGGCCTTTGAGATAGGTCGCCAGCGGGTAAAACAACGGGCCATTTTAATCTCAGGCGTGATTGTTATTGTATTCAGTGCTATTGCCGGAATGCTTTGGGTAGGTGGTAGCGATGTAATCAACGGGGTAATGTCTGCCGGTGATTTAGCCGCGTTTGTCTTCTATGCCATTATGGTGGCATCGTCTCTGGCGACTATTTCAGAAGTATTAGGCGAATTGCAACGCGCCGCCGGGGCAACCGAAAGGCTCATTGAAATACTTCAAGTAGACAGCCATATTGTAGCGCCTAGCCAAAACATTACCTCAACCGCTGGGCTAGTGGCCGAAGTTGCGTTTAATAATGTGTCTTTCCACTACCCCTCTCGGCCAGACCAAGCGGCCACCGAGCAGCTAAGTTTAACCGCCGAACAAGGTAAAGTCGTCGCACTGGTTGGCCCCTCTGGCGCAGGAAAAACAACCCTGTTTGAACTACTGCAACGCTTTTACGACCCTCAATCCGGTATGGTGACACTGGGTGGGGTAGATATTCGTCAGCTAGACCCAACAGCGCTTCGCCAACAAATGGCATTGGTGCCACAGCAGCCAGCACTTTTTAGCAGTGATGTTTACCACAATATTCGTTATGGCACCCCCCAAGCCAGCGACCAACAAGTGATTGAGGCCGCCAAAAAAGCACATGCCCATGAGTTTATAATGAACTTACCCGAGGGTTACAACAGCCACCTTGGAGAACGAGGAGTAAGGCTTTCTGGTGGCCAACGCCAGCGGATTGCTATCGCCAGAGCCATACTAAAAGATCCCAGTATATTACTACTCGATGAAGCCACCAGCGCATTAGACAGCGAGAGTGAACACCATGTGCAGCAAGCCTTACAAGAGTTAATGCGTAACCGTACCACCTTAATTATTGCTCACCGCCTTTCCACCATTCAGCATGCCGACCAAATTGCGGTATTGGATCAAGGCCGTTTAGTCGACACAGGCGACCACTTGTCGTTAATGAAAAGCTGCGACTTATACCAACGCTTGGTAGAGCTGCAATTTAAGCATAATCAATAA
- a CDS encoding alkyl/aryl-sulfatase, with amino-acid sequence MRRLIVSFVSALAWALALPVLAATEAKPASDFTKKANAAVLEALPFNDTEDFENAQRGFIAQPDTLTIKSADGTVVWDLEQYKQFISVDKAAPDTVNPSLWRNAQLVIQYGLFEVTPNIYQVRSYDLSNITFVKGDTGWIVFDPLISPETAKAALDLVNQKLGERPVVAIIYSHSHIDHYGGATGLTTKEEVAAGKVQILAPEHFTEHAVSENVIAGNAMGRRAVYMYGALLPRNAKGGVNGGLGMTTSTGLAGLLLPTHEVTKTGEEITIDGVTMEFQMTPGTEAPAEMNTWFGEWNALWMAENTTNTMHNILTLRGAQVRDALKWSSFLNETIERWGDTVEVKFQSHHWPLWGNDNIVPYFKKQRDIYKFTHDQSVRLMNQGYNGEEISEMLTLPPELENNWPTRGYYGTLRHNSRAVYQRYMGWYNGNPSDLNNLPQEMVAKKYVEFMGGDAQVLEKAQGSFDKGEYRWVAEVMKHAVFANPESQAAKELLADAYEQLGYQAESGPWRSVYLQGAYELRNGVPSAGGTQTATPDTIRAMTPDMLFDYLAVRLIADKAAGKQFTINIDFTDIDSHHSLTVENAVLNHTQKQAAKADVSLSLSMQTMNNIQLKQLSFDDAIANGDIKLNGDKAVFDGFLAMLDEFNFWFNIVTP; translated from the coding sequence ATGCGACGATTAATAGTATCTTTTGTCAGTGCGCTAGCATGGGCGCTGGCGCTACCAGTATTAGCGGCAACCGAAGCAAAACCTGCTTCCGATTTCACCAAGAAAGCCAATGCGGCCGTACTAGAAGCCCTACCTTTTAATGACACCGAAGACTTTGAAAACGCTCAACGTGGCTTTATCGCCCAACCAGATACGCTCACCATTAAATCTGCCGACGGCACGGTAGTGTGGGATTTGGAACAATACAAACAATTTATTAGTGTTGATAAAGCCGCCCCCGACACAGTTAATCCCAGCCTTTGGCGAAACGCCCAACTGGTGATCCAATACGGCTTATTTGAAGTTACCCCGAATATTTACCAAGTACGCTCTTACGATTTATCTAACATCACCTTTGTAAAAGGCGATACCGGCTGGATAGTATTTGACCCCCTTATCTCGCCCGAAACGGCCAAAGCAGCACTAGATTTAGTTAACCAAAAACTGGGCGAACGCCCAGTAGTCGCGATTATTTATAGCCATAGCCACATTGACCACTACGGCGGTGCCACAGGCTTAACCACCAAAGAAGAGGTCGCAGCAGGTAAGGTTCAAATCTTAGCGCCCGAACACTTTACCGAACACGCGGTATCAGAAAATGTGATTGCCGGTAATGCCATGGGTCGCCGCGCGGTTTACATGTATGGCGCGCTGCTACCACGCAATGCCAAGGGCGGCGTAAATGGCGGCTTAGGTATGACCACCTCTACCGGGTTAGCGGGTTTATTGCTGCCTACCCACGAGGTCACCAAAACCGGTGAAGAGATCACCATTGATGGAGTAACCATGGAGTTTCAAATGACTCCTGGCACCGAGGCTCCAGCAGAAATGAATACTTGGTTTGGTGAATGGAATGCCCTCTGGATGGCTGAAAACACCACCAATACCATGCACAACATTTTAACCTTACGTGGCGCCCAAGTGCGTGATGCGCTTAAGTGGTCAAGCTTCCTAAACGAAACCATCGAGCGCTGGGGAGATACGGTTGAAGTTAAGTTTCAAAGCCACCACTGGCCGCTGTGGGGCAACGACAACATTGTGCCTTATTTCAAAAAACAGCGAGATATTTACAAATTTACCCACGATCAATCGGTTCGTTTAATGAACCAAGGTTACAACGGTGAAGAAATTTCCGAAATGCTCACCCTGCCCCCAGAGCTTGAAAACAACTGGCCAACTCGCGGTTACTACGGCACCTTACGCCACAATAGCCGCGCGGTGTACCAACGCTACATGGGCTGGTACAACGGCAATCCATCTGATCTGAATAACTTACCCCAAGAGATGGTGGCTAAAAAATACGTTGAATTTATGGGGGGGGATGCGCAGGTATTAGAAAAAGCTCAGGGATCTTTTGATAAAGGAGAATACCGCTGGGTTGCAGAAGTGATGAAACACGCAGTATTTGCCAACCCTGAAAGCCAAGCCGCCAAAGAACTATTAGCCGACGCTTACGAGCAGCTTGGTTACCAAGCTGAATCGGGCCCGTGGCGCTCTGTTTACTTGCAAGGAGCTTATGAGTTGCGCAACGGTGTGCCGAGTGCGGGCGGCACCCAAACTGCCACCCCAGACACCATCAGAGCAATGACTCCAGATATGCTGTTTGATTATTTAGCGGTGCGCTTAATTGCCGACAAAGCGGCTGGCAAGCAGTTCACCATTAATATCGACTTTACCGATATCGATAGCCACCACAGCTTAACCGTAGAAAACGCAGTGCTTAACCACACCCAAAAACAAGCGGCTAAAGCCGATGTGAGCCTGAGTTTAAGCATGCAAACTATGAACAATATTCAGCTTAAACAGCTTAGCTTTGACGACGCCATCGCCAATGGTGATATCAAACTAAACGGCGACAAAGCGGTGTTTGATGGCTTCTTGGCCATGCTAGATGAGTTCAACTTCTGGTTTAATATTGTTACGCCTTAA
- a CDS encoding efflux RND transporter permease subunit: MIRRVIEWSIANRAMVLLLTLVVVIYGGFAIKNTPIDAIPDLSDVQVIIKTSYPGQAPQVVEDQVTYPLTTAMLSVPNAKTVRGYSFFGDSYVYIIFEDGTDIYWARSRVLEYLSQVTPNLPASAKPALGPDATGVGWIFSYALTDRSGNHDLSQLRSLQDWFLKYELQTVPGVSEVATVGGMIKQYQVQIDPDKLRTYQLPLSAITQAIKQGNQEAGASVIEMGEAEYMVRTSGYISSIEDLANLPLKLNANGTPILLGEVAHIQLGPQMRRGLTELDGEGEVVGGVVVMRFGENARDVIAAVKQKLSELQRSLPEGVEIVTTYDRSGLIERAVDNLQEKLLEEFIVVVLVCAAFLFHIRSSLVVLLSLPVGIIIAFIVMRWQGINANIMSLGGIAIAIGAMVDGAIVMIENVHKHMERTPLTNKNRWQVIGKAATEVGPALFFSLLIITFSFVPVFVLEGQEGKMFSPLAYTKTYAMAASAGLAITLVPVLMGYFIRGKVIAENKNPLNRLLIASYKPLLSLSLKAPVLVVVIAVALVGVGLYPVNKIGSEFIPPLDEGDLMYMPTTYPGISIGKARELLQQTNKLIKTLPEVERVWGKVGRAETATDPAPLTMIETFITLKDKAQWRAGVTSESLRQELDALVQFPGLTNAWVMPIKTRIDMLATGIKTPIGIKVAGEKLAVIENIGKQIELILQQVPGTASAYAERVAGGRYVKVDIDRQRAARYGLNIAEVQAVVTTAVGGMNVTQTIEGLERYPVNIRYPQRYRDSVEQMKLLPLVSANGLRLTLNDVARVYVEDGPPMIKTENARPNGWIFVDIDGRDLGSYVAEAQQAVAEQLVLPAGYSISWSGQYEYMERAAETLRLVIPATLAIIVLLLYMAFRRVGEVLLILGTLPLAMIGGIWLMYLLGYNFSIAVGVGFIALAGVAVEIGVIMLVYLNQSLLATLEEHAQITKQQLREAIINGAGLRVRPVMMTVATVIIGLIPIMKGEGTGSEVMQRIAAPMIGGMASALVLTLLVLPAVYYLWKRFSLRKLMLN, encoded by the coding sequence ATGATTAGACGCGTCATTGAATGGTCTATAGCCAATCGAGCGATGGTGCTATTGCTCACCTTAGTGGTGGTTATTTATGGGGGATTTGCCATTAAAAATACCCCCATTGATGCCATTCCTGATCTGTCAGATGTGCAGGTCATTATTAAAACCAGCTATCCGGGGCAAGCCCCTCAGGTGGTTGAAGATCAAGTCACTTATCCGCTAACGACTGCGATGTTGTCGGTACCCAATGCCAAAACGGTGCGCGGCTACTCCTTCTTTGGCGATTCTTACGTGTACATTATTTTTGAAGACGGTACCGATATTTACTGGGCGCGCTCGCGGGTATTGGAGTATTTATCCCAAGTTACCCCTAACTTACCAGCCAGCGCTAAACCTGCGCTAGGGCCAGATGCTACAGGTGTGGGGTGGATCTTTTCTTACGCCTTAACCGATCGTAGTGGCAATCATGATTTAAGCCAATTAAGGAGCTTGCAAGATTGGTTCTTAAAGTACGAACTGCAAACTGTACCGGGCGTATCTGAAGTGGCGACCGTTGGCGGCATGATTAAGCAGTATCAAGTGCAAATAGACCCAGACAAGTTACGCACTTATCAACTGCCGCTCTCAGCGATCACCCAGGCGATAAAGCAAGGTAACCAAGAAGCCGGTGCCAGTGTTATTGAAATGGGTGAAGCTGAATACATGGTGCGCACCAGTGGCTACATTTCTTCTATTGAAGATTTAGCCAATTTGCCCTTAAAGCTAAACGCTAACGGCACGCCAATACTACTGGGCGAAGTGGCGCATATCCAGCTTGGCCCACAAATGCGCCGAGGGCTCACCGAGCTAGACGGCGAAGGCGAGGTGGTGGGTGGTGTTGTGGTGATGCGCTTTGGCGAAAATGCTCGCGACGTTATTGCGGCAGTGAAACAAAAGCTCAGTGAGCTGCAACGCTCATTGCCAGAAGGTGTTGAGATTGTCACCACCTATGATCGCTCAGGTTTAATTGAGCGTGCGGTCGACAACCTGCAAGAGAAGCTTCTCGAAGAGTTTATTGTAGTGGTATTGGTTTGTGCTGCGTTTTTGTTCCATATACGTAGTTCTTTAGTGGTATTACTCAGCTTGCCGGTGGGTATTATCATCGCCTTTATTGTGATGCGCTGGCAGGGGATTAACGCCAACATTATGTCTTTAGGCGGTATTGCCATTGCCATTGGCGCAATGGTAGATGGCGCAATTGTGATGATAGAAAATGTGCACAAACACATGGAACGCACCCCGCTTACCAATAAAAACCGTTGGCAAGTGATTGGCAAGGCAGCAACAGAAGTGGGCCCTGCGCTGTTTTTCTCACTCCTTATTATCACTTTCAGCTTTGTACCTGTGTTTGTGCTAGAGGGGCAAGAAGGGAAGATGTTCTCGCCACTGGCCTATACCAAAACCTATGCCATGGCCGCTTCTGCGGGATTAGCGATTACGTTAGTGCCGGTATTAATGGGCTACTTTATTCGCGGTAAGGTGATTGCCGAAAATAAAAACCCTTTAAACCGTTTACTGATCGCTAGCTATAAGCCCTTACTGAGTTTGAGCTTAAAAGCACCCGTATTAGTGGTGGTCATCGCCGTGGCTTTAGTTGGTGTGGGTTTATATCCAGTAAATAAAATTGGTAGCGAATTTATCCCTCCCTTAGACGAAGGGGACTTAATGTACATGCCAACCACTTACCCCGGTATAAGCATTGGTAAAGCGCGCGAATTACTCCAGCAAACCAATAAGCTGATTAAAACGCTACCTGAGGTGGAACGAGTTTGGGGCAAAGTAGGGCGCGCTGAAACGGCCACTGACCCTGCACCTCTCACCATGATAGAAACCTTTATCACTTTAAAAGACAAGGCCCAATGGCGTGCAGGAGTTACTAGCGAAAGCCTGCGTCAAGAGCTTGATGCTTTAGTACAATTTCCGGGTTTAACCAACGCTTGGGTAATGCCGATTAAAACCCGTATCGATATGCTTGCGACCGGGATTAAAACACCGATTGGTATCAAAGTTGCTGGCGAGAAACTGGCAGTGATTGAAAATATCGGCAAGCAGATAGAGCTTATTTTACAACAGGTTCCCGGCACGGCCTCCGCTTATGCTGAGCGAGTCGCAGGAGGACGTTACGTGAAAGTAGATATAGACCGACAACGCGCCGCCCGCTATGGCTTAAACATTGCTGAAGTACAAGCTGTTGTTACGACCGCCGTAGGAGGGATGAATGTTACTCAAACCATTGAAGGCCTAGAGCGTTACCCGGTCAATATTCGTTACCCGCAGCGCTATCGCGACAGCGTAGAGCAAATGAAATTATTGCCACTGGTGTCGGCGAATGGCCTGCGCTTAACCCTTAACGATGTTGCCCGCGTTTATGTGGAAGATGGCCCCCCGATGATAAAAACTGAAAATGCCCGCCCCAATGGTTGGATTTTTGTTGATATTGATGGCCGTGATTTAGGCTCTTACGTAGCCGAAGCACAACAAGCAGTCGCTGAACAATTGGTGCTTCCAGCCGGGTATTCAATTAGTTGGTCGGGTCAATATGAATATATGGAGCGCGCAGCTGAAACCTTGCGGTTGGTGATTCCTGCTACCTTGGCAATTATTGTATTGCTGTTGTATATGGCGTTTCGACGGGTAGGTGAAGTGTTATTAATACTCGGCACCTTACCCTTGGCGATGATCGGCGGTATTTGGTTAATGTATTTATTAGGATACAACTTCTCTATCGCGGTAGGTGTTGGCTTTATCGCCCTCGCCGGCGTGGCGGTAGAAATTGGTGTGATCATGTTAGTTTACCTAAACCAATCATTGCTAGCCACCTTAGAAGAGCATGCTCAAATCACCAAGCAGCAATTGCGCGAGGCCATTATCAATGGTGCCGGATTACGAGTGCGACCGGTAATGATGACAGTCGCCACGGTGATCATCGGTTTAATACCCATTATGAAGGGTGAAGGTACGGGCTCTGAAGTGATGCAACGTATTGCCGCCCCAATGATAGGGGGGATGGCCTCTGCGCTGGTACTCACCTTACTGGTATTGCCAGCGGTGTACTACCTCTGGAAACGATTCAGCCTGCGTAAATTAATGCTCAATTAA
- a CDS encoding cytochrome b/b6 domain-containing protein, whose product MSKVHKVKVWDGFVRFYHWLQVLLLGGLWWSAEQAETEWHMALGLIFLCLLVTRIIWGLIGSSNARFSQFVSHPKQVFAECKQELRGKPAEHLGHSALGGYMIIALMGGLLLQAISGLFISDDVLAEGPLYQYISETMANKIRSIHHANVELLLILVAIHVLVILGFTLKKRRLISAMISGYRLTTLNKQALTRSGWLGFVLYLALLALMFRQNPEYFEYLF is encoded by the coding sequence ATGAGTAAGGTGCATAAAGTAAAAGTATGGGACGGCTTTGTGCGTTTTTATCATTGGCTGCAAGTGCTGTTGTTGGGGGGGCTTTGGTGGAGCGCAGAGCAAGCTGAAACAGAATGGCATATGGCCTTAGGGCTAATTTTTCTCTGTTTGCTGGTCACGCGGATTATTTGGGGGTTAATAGGCAGTAGCAATGCCCGTTTTAGTCAATTTGTCTCTCACCCTAAGCAGGTGTTCGCCGAGTGTAAGCAAGAACTTCGCGGTAAACCGGCGGAACACTTAGGTCACTCTGCGCTGGGTGGGTATATGATTATTGCCTTGATGGGGGGATTGCTACTACAAGCTATTAGTGGCCTGTTTATTAGTGACGACGTATTGGCTGAGGGCCCGTTATATCAATATATATCTGAAACCATGGCGAATAAAATCAGATCTATTCATCATGCTAACGTTGAACTGTTGCTGATATTGGTTGCTATACATGTGTTGGTCATACTCGGTTTTACCCTCAAAAAACGCCGCCTAATTAGCGCGATGATAAGCGGTTACCGCTTAACTACGTTAAATAAACAAGCGTTAACTCGCAGCGGTTGGTTAGGTTTTGTGTTGTATTTGGCCTTGCTGGCGCTAATGTTTAGGCAAAATCCAGAATACTTCGAGTACTTATTTTAG
- a CDS encoding zinc metalloprotease, translating into MSTFVRGILCSCLLLIAPSIYAAFITTNEAALDDIYSQASFGNRIIDIRIGTATELVFPELLDITTGAEVSQLFNQHLGPANVVNFFYIDTISACGNNTSRSIVGCGEYFGNDFVVESSFAAGRYGGELLAHELGHNLGLPHLAGSYLMNPGLNNRTLITEPEVTRIFRSPLVQSDDSSFWIDITPVLIVAEASRVSEPVSAGLFMLILLLVTWRKQQLSAFA; encoded by the coding sequence ATGAGTACTTTTGTAAGAGGGATTCTATGTAGCTGTTTATTACTGATTGCCCCTTCTATTTATGCCGCATTTATCACCACCAATGAAGCCGCGCTAGACGATATCTACTCTCAAGCTAGTTTTGGCAACAGAATTATTGATATAAGAATTGGCACAGCCACTGAGTTAGTTTTTCCTGAACTATTAGATATCACCACGGGTGCTGAAGTTAGCCAACTATTTAACCAACATTTAGGGCCTGCCAATGTGGTTAACTTCTTTTATATCGACACCATTAGCGCCTGTGGCAACAATACTTCTAGAAGTATCGTTGGTTGTGGTGAGTATTTTGGCAATGATTTTGTGGTGGAGTCTTCATTTGCGGCGGGGCGTTATGGAGGGGAGTTATTGGCACATGAACTGGGTCATAACTTAGGTTTACCTCACTTAGCGGGTAGCTATTTAATGAACCCAGGTTTGAATAATCGCACGCTAATTACCGAACCCGAAGTAACACGGATTTTCCGTAGTCCACTGGTACAAAGTGACGATAGCAGTTTTTGGATAGACATAACCCCTGTATTAATCGTGGCCGAAGCCAGCCGTGTGAGTGAGCCCGTGTCAGCCGGTTTGTTTATGTTGATATTGCTGCTGGTAACGTGGCGCAAACAACAGCTTAGCGCCTTTGCTTAG
- a CDS encoding copper resistance protein CopA has product MKKLLLAIPVSLSLIFSVPVLAHSKHCQDSELGSVMKDMKDDLKAYVDAVKADDQTLMQQQIEKLLSSVAKAKQQIPMKLKGDDMDHSAMGHDMSDKSDMDHSAMGHDMSDMSDMDHSAMGHDMSDMSDMDHSAMGHDMSDMDHSQMENMAGMDHQTHMQHTAYLDGIEQLNGYFVQLQQANNKKEIKAALKRIKQHTKDSHKKFRLDCDK; this is encoded by the coding sequence ATGAAAAAACTATTATTAGCGATACCCGTTTCTTTAAGCCTTATCTTCTCGGTACCGGTCTTAGCACATTCTAAGCACTGTCAAGACAGCGAACTGGGCAGTGTAATGAAAGATATGAAAGACGACTTAAAAGCCTATGTAGATGCAGTAAAAGCAGATGATCAAACACTGATGCAACAGCAAATCGAAAAATTACTTAGCTCTGTAGCAAAAGCCAAGCAGCAGATCCCAATGAAGCTAAAAGGCGATGATATGGACCACTCCGCCATGGGGCATGACATGAGCGACAAGAGTGATATGGACCACTCCGCCATGGGACATGACATGAGCGACATGAGTGATATGGACCATTCCGCGATGGGGCATGACATGAGCGATATGAGTGATATGGACCACTCCGCTATGGGACATGACATGAGCGACATGGACCATAGCCAAATGGAAAACATGGCAGGAATGGATCATCAAACCCATATGCAACATACAGCGTATTTAGATGGGATAGAGCAGCTCAATGGCTACTTTGTACAGCTGCAGCAAGCTAACAATAAAAAAGAGATAAAAGCGGCCCTTAAGCGTATTAAGCAACATACCAAAGACAGCCACAAAAAATTTCGTTTAGACTGTGACAAATAA
- a CDS encoding efflux RND transporter periplasmic adaptor subunit — translation MNKFVLGILCLSLGLAGGYSLSQSKLLGGVHDSEPSLSQTDDQAQPLYWVAPMDPNYRRDKPGLSPMGMDLVPVYEESSSSDAPGMVSISPRVENNLGVRTQVVSLEKFSPQVKAVGSLSFNQDTLWQMNSRISGWVEKLYVKAEGERVTKGQKLLSLYSPELLKAQDDLLNAFRLGNKNLIHATKQRLQVLGVSQAQIKQLEKTKKVSQFIDLYAPDTGYVSKLGVREGAFISPATQLIEAGTLHDIWLIAELYESQANLVRVGDKAVMQAGSFAGEQWQGQVDYIYPVLDASTRTLQVRIKFANHDERLKPNMYAQVTLQAEDGDYSLLIPREAVIHGGDFSRVVMARGDGKYQSVKVKLGRESGGKVEILAGLRKGDKVVTSAHFLLDSESSLRADFSRMGPPDRQPTSITVVAKVVAIKAQALTLSHPPIPEWNWPAMVMDFPIDPAIIPSQLQVGQGLSVEVEKQGNQYPIVALEMVELAENEMQDMNSSDDHSQMDHSSMNHAASGAEETATASDSNNDDEFDWLDLESDDLSDAGDAQ, via the coding sequence ATGAACAAATTTGTATTAGGTATTCTCTGTTTGTCGCTTGGACTTGCGGGGGGGTACAGCCTTAGCCAATCAAAGCTACTCGGTGGCGTGCATGATTCAGAACCGTCGCTAAGTCAAACCGATGACCAAGCACAGCCATTGTATTGGGTGGCACCTATGGACCCCAATTATCGCCGAGACAAACCCGGTTTATCACCCATGGGCATGGACTTAGTGCCGGTTTACGAAGAGTCTTCAAGCTCCGACGCGCCAGGGATGGTAAGCATATCTCCTCGCGTAGAAAACAACCTTGGGGTTCGCACCCAAGTTGTCAGCTTAGAAAAATTCAGCCCTCAAGTTAAGGCTGTAGGTAGCTTGAGCTTTAATCAAGACACACTGTGGCAAATGAACAGCCGTATCTCAGGCTGGGTGGAGAAGTTGTATGTAAAAGCAGAAGGTGAACGGGTAACGAAAGGCCAAAAACTGTTGTCGCTGTATTCGCCAGAGTTACTCAAGGCGCAAGATGATTTACTCAACGCTTTTCGTTTAGGCAATAAAAACCTTATTCATGCCACTAAACAGCGCTTACAAGTGTTGGGGGTCAGCCAAGCGCAAATAAAACAACTAGAAAAAACCAAGAAAGTGAGCCAGTTTATCGACTTGTATGCACCAGACACCGGCTATGTATCAAAGCTTGGCGTGCGTGAAGGCGCGTTTATTTCGCCGGCAACCCAACTTATTGAAGCTGGCACTTTACACGATATTTGGCTTATTGCTGAACTGTATGAGTCTCAAGCTAATCTGGTGAGGGTAGGCGATAAAGCCGTTATGCAAGCCGGCAGCTTTGCTGGTGAGCAGTGGCAAGGCCAAGTCGATTATATTTACCCAGTATTAGATGCTAGTACGCGTACTCTACAAGTACGCATCAAGTTTGCCAATCACGATGAACGCCTAAAACCCAACATGTACGCGCAAGTTACTCTACAGGCAGAAGATGGCGACTACAGCTTATTAATACCCCGTGAGGCGGTGATACATGGTGGTGACTTTAGCCGGGTAGTGATGGCGCGCGGTGATGGAAAATACCAATCAGTTAAGGTGAAGCTAGGCCGAGAAAGTGGTGGCAAGGTAGAGATACTGGCAGGCTTACGCAAAGGCGATAAAGTGGTTACTAGTGCTCATTTCTTACTGGATTCAGAATCCAGTTTACGTGCTGATTTTAGCCGAATGGGGCCGCCCGATAGGCAGCCTACTAGCATTACCGTAGTTGCTAAAGTTGTAGCGATTAAAGCGCAAGCTTTAACGCTTTCTCATCCGCCAATCCCAGAGTGGAATTGGCCCGCGATGGTGATGGATTTCCCCATAGACCCCGCAATCATCCCTAGCCAACTGCAGGTTGGTCAAGGCCTTAGTGTTGAAGTCGAAAAGCAAGGTAATCAATATCCAATTGTGGCTTTAGAAATGGTTGAACTCGCTGAAAATGAGATGCAGGATATGAATAGCTCTGACGATCACAGCCAAATGGATCATAGCAGTATGAACCACGCTGCAAGCGGCGCTGAAGAAACCGCAACGGCCAGCGATTCCAACAACGACGATGAATTTGATTGGTTAGATTTAGAGAGTGACGATCTCAGTGATGCGGGAGACGCGCAATGA